A single window of Nicotiana sylvestris chromosome 5, ASM39365v2, whole genome shotgun sequence DNA harbors:
- the LOC104248302 gene encoding ABC transporter G family member 1-like — MDSPTEVPLKRKESDPLEDDDNGLYLTWKDLWVTVPDRKVGRRPILEGITGYAQPGEVLAIMGPSGCGKSTLLDALAGRLASNTRQSGDILVNGRKQALAFGTSAYVTQDDTLMTTLTVKETVYYSAQLQLPESMPLSEKKERAEATIKEMGLQEAMNTRIGGWSLKGLSGGQKRRVSICIEILTRPKLLFLDEPTSGLDSAASYHVMNRIIKIAQQDMRTVVASIHQPSSEVFELFDNLCLLSYGKTIYFGSSSAANEFFAINGFPCPYLRNPSDHYLRTINKDFDDIEEGFGKKISSGKAIDTLAMSYEASEACRNVRQRVFNICQKNGHLLEKKGSQAGFITQCRVLTQRSFVNMYRDLGYYWLRFLIYLALCLCIGTVFHEIGSDYSSIQARSSMLVFVVGFLTFMAIGGFPSFVEEMKLFTRERLNGHYGVSAFVIGNTLSSTPFLLLISLVPGAVAYYLADVQKGIDRFAYFFLMLFACMMLVESLMMIVASIVPDFLMGIITGAGIQGVMMLNGGFFRLPKDLPMPIWKYPVYYLAFHKYAIQGFYKNEYETFTYFTNGGLAVIVTRDEILRDIFQVELNYSKWGDIAIVFGMVILYRLIFLSIIKAKEKFKPMVRGFKAHSCKH, encoded by the exons ATGGATTCTCCAACTGAAGTTCctctaaaaaggaaagaaagtgaTCCATTAGAAGATGATGATAATGGCTTATACTTAACATGGAAAGATTTGTGGGTGACAGTGCCAGATAGGAAAGTAGGAAGAAGGCCAATACTTGAAGGGATAACTGGTTATGCTCAACCTGGTGAAGTTTTGGCTATTATGGGTCCTTCTGGTTGTGGCAAATCCACTCTTCTTGATGCATTGGCAG GAAGATTAGCCTCCAACACGAGACAAAGTGGAGATATACTCGTCAATGGCCGTAAGCAAGCACTAGCTTTTGGAACCTCG GCCTATGTAACTCAAGATGACACACTAATGACAACATTGACAGTAAAAGAAACAGTATACTATTCAGCTCAGCTACAACTTCCAGAATCAATGCCATTATCcgaaaagaaagaaagagcagAAGCAACAATAAAAGAAATGGGATTACAAGAAGCAATGAATACAAGAATAGGTGGATGGAGTTTAAAAGGTTTAAGTGGTGgacaaaaaagaagagttagtaTTTGTATTGAGATTTTAACAAGACCAAAACTTTTGTTTCTTGATGAACCTACGAGTGGTTTGGACAGTGCAGCATCTTATCATGTGATGAATCGAATTATTAAAATTGCACAACAAGATATGAGGACTGTTGTTGCATCAATTCATCAACCTAGTAGTGAAGTTTTTGAGCTATTTGATAATTTATGTCTTCTATCTTATGGTAAAACCATTTATTTTGGTTCTAGTTCTGCAGCAAATGAG TTTTTTGCTATCAATGGCTTTCCTTGTCCATATTTGAGGAACCCTTCTGATCACTATCTTAGAACTATTAACAAGGATTTTGAT GACATTGAAGAAGGATTTGGCAAAAAGATAAGCTCAGGAAAAGCAATTGACACTCTTGCCATGTCATATGAAGCATCAGAAGCTTGCCGCAATGTTCGCCAAAGGGTATTCAACATATGTCAAAAG AATGGACATTTGCTTGAGAAGAAGGGGAGTCAAGCAggattcatcactcagtgccgtGTTCTAACACAAAGATCATTCGTCAATATGTATCGCGATTTAGGCTATTACTGGCTTCGATTTCTCATATATCTTGCATTATGCTTGTGCATTGGCACCGTCTTCCATGAAATTGGATCTGATTATAGCTCCATTCAG GCTAGAAGCTCAATGCTGGTATTTGTGGTTGGTTTCTTGACATTCATGGCAATTGGTGGATTCCCTTCATTTGTGGAGGAAATGAAA CTCTTCACGAGAGAAAGGCTAAATGGGCACTATGGTGTGAGTGCATTTGTCATAGGAAACACATTATCTTCAACTCCATTCTTGTTATTGATCTCCTTAGTACCTGGAGCAGTGGCTTATTATCTTGCTGATGTTCAAAAAGGGATCGATCGTTTCGCCTATTTTTTCCTAATGCTATTCGCTTGTATGATGCTAGTCGAGAGCCTAATGATGATCGTTGCAAGTATTGTTCCCGACTTCCTCATGGGAATCATCACAG GTGCTGGAATTCAAGGAGTAATGATGTTAAATGGAGGCTTTTTTCGCTTGCCAAAGGATCTTCCAATGCCAATTTGGAAATACCCAGTGTACTATTTAGCCTTTCACAAATACGCAATTCAAGGTTTTTACAAGAACGAGTATGAAACTTTCACTTATTTTACTAATGGAGGATTGGCTGTGATTGTTACTCGTGACGAAATCTTGAGAGATATTTTTCAAGTAGAGTTGAATTATTCTAAGTGGGGAGATATTGCTATTGTTTTTGGAATGGTAATTCTATATAGGCTGATTTTTCTTAGCATTATAAAGGCTAAGGAGAAGTTTAAGCCTATGGTAAGAGGTTTTAAAGCACATTCTTGTAAGCATTAA